The Musa acuminata AAA Group cultivar baxijiao chromosome BXJ1-3, Cavendish_Baxijiao_AAA, whole genome shotgun sequence genome window below encodes:
- the LOC135614863 gene encoding uncharacterized protein LOC135614863, with amino-acid sequence MTDHASLMSSAAAAAAAEDDGDESPRSPAESLDLILQRLLPFLLAAALSARSLVGRWRLLHSKLSLLLSALVDASASPHWPSNPLFRDHLLPALRSTLRDLLSLSDRCLDPSLPGGKLRLQSDLDIAASALSLHLHDLNLLLRSGLLHHDSSHSDADSAAAIVLPVPGPSASRAELALFVRDVFARLQIGTLDLKHKALDSLLDLLAADPAKVSRLVVDEGDLPSLLRLLDPSAHSLLRDRAVAAISHLATASDASRHAVFEEGALGPLLRLLDAGPAALKERTAAAIHAMTADRACAWAVSAYGGVSILVAACHTGSGSPAVQALAAGSLKNVAVIEDSRASMAEDGAVPVLVDLLVSGNLEAQKNAALCLASLAVMGGSEIRAAILQEGGLRRLLQFLRDASDPEAIDHALRAISALSASPAAAKLLSSSPSFFAQLTDLIKRGSLASQQTAASLVSDLAPGEVIKRSVAESIPALVKMMECSKLGSAQQAAAGALTSLLAVASNRRELSRDEKSVTRLVQMLDPRNDAVGKQLPVAVVLAMTAGRGGARKRIGEAGACHHLQKLVEADVPGAKKALQRISGGRLKQLFSIGWPH; translated from the coding sequence cagcagcagaagatgaTGGCGATGAGTCTCCCAGGTCGCCGGCCGAGAGCCTCGACCTCATCCTCCAACGCCTCCTCCCTTTCCTCCTCGCTGCCGCACTCTCCGCACGGTCCCTCGTCGGCCGGTGGCGCTTGCTTCACTCCAAGCTCTCACTCCTCCTCTCCGCCCTCGTCGACGCCTCGGCCTCCCCCCACTGGCCCTCCAACCCGCTCTTCCGCGACCACCTCCTCCCCGCCCTCCGCTCCACCCTCCGCGACCTCCTCTCCCTCTCGGATCGCTGCCTCGATCCTTCTCTCCCCGGAGGCAAACTCCGACTTCAGAGCGACCTCGACATCGCCGCCTCGGCCCTCTCCCTCCACCTCCACGACCTCAATCTCCTCCTCCGTTCCGGTCTCCTCCACCACGACTCCTCCCACTCCGACGCCGATTCGGCGGCTGCCATCGTCCTACCGGTCCCCGGGCCCTCCGCCTCCCGCGCCGAGCTTGCCCTCTTCGTCCGCGACGTCTTTGCCCGCCTCCAGATCGGCACGCTCGACCTCAAGCACAAGGCCCTCGACTCCCTCCTGGACCTCCTCGCCGCCGATCCTGCCAAGGTCTCCCGCCTCGTCGTCGACGAGGGCGACCTGCCCTCCCTGCTCCGCCTCCTCGACCCCTCCGCCCACTCCCTCCTCCGCGACCGCGCCGTCGCCGCCATCTCCCACCTCGCCACCGCCTCCGACGCTTCCCGCCACGCCGTCTTCGAGGAGGGCGCCCTCGgccccctcctccgcctcctcgacgCCGGACCCGCCGCCCTGAAAGAGCGCACCGCCGCCGCGATCCACGCCATGACCGCCGACCGCGCATGCGCCTGGGCCGTCTCCGCCTACGGCGGCGTGTCGATCCTCGTCGCCGCCTGCCACACCGGATCCGGCTCGCCCGCCGTCCAAGCCCTCGCCGCCGGATCCCTCAAGAACGTGGCTGTCATCGAGGACAGTAGGGCCTCCATGGCGGAGGACGGCGCCGTCCCGGTCCTCGTCGACCTTCTTGTCTCCGGTAATCTCGAAGCCCAAAAGAATGCCGCCCTCTGCCTCGCCTCCCTCGCCGTGATGGGCGGCTCCGAGATCCGCGCCGCCATCCTCCAAGAGGGTGGCCTACGCCGTCTCCTCCAGTTTCTCCGCGACGCATCGGACCCGGAGGCCATAGATCACGCCCTGAGAGCGATCAGCGCCCTCTCCGCCTCTCCCGCCGCCGCCAAGCTCCTCTCGTCGTCCCCATCTTTCTTCGCCCAACTGACGGATCTGATCAAGCGCGGGAGCCTCGCGAGCCAGCAGACAGCGGCGTCGCTGGTCTCCGATCTCGCCCCAGGCGAAGTCATCAAGCGATCCGTAGCGGAGTCGATACCGGCGCTGGTCAAGATGATGGAGTGCTCGAAGCTGGGGAGCGCGCAGCAGGCGGCGGCGGGGGCTCTGACGTCGTTGCTGGCGGTGGCGTCGAATCGGAGGGAGCTGTCGAGGGACGAAAAGAGCGTGACGAGGTTGGTGCAGATGCTGGACCCGAGGAACGATGCAGTCGGGAAGCAGCTCCCGGTGGCGGTTGTGCTCGCAATGACGGCCGGCCGTGGCGGCGCTCGGAAGCGGATCGGGGAGGCCGGGGCGTGCCATCATTTGCAGAAGCTGGTGGAGGCCGACGTCCCCGGGGCCAAGAAGGCGTTGCAGCGGATCTCCGGCGGTCGGCTCAAGCAGTTGTTCTCCATCGGGTGGCCTCATTGA
- the LOC135614869 gene encoding phenylpropanoylacetyl-CoA synthase-like, translated as MAHINAFPRAQGADGPATVLAIGTANPAHFVDQMEYPDFFFRITNAEDKTELKEKFKRICENSAIRKRHMSLTEEILKGNPNLCGYMEQPSFDARQKVVLEAVPKMAAESAEKAIKEWGRPTSDITHLVFCSAAGLDLPGVDYRLVQKLGLPTSVRRVMLYNVGCHAGASALRLAKDLVENNKGARALVVSSEVNVMFFRGPDDDHFENLIGQALFGDGSAALIVGADPVEGVEKPIYEISSASQVMVPESEEMVAGHLREIGLTFHLAKKVPSIVGSNIVRCLQAAFAPMGITDWNELFWIVHTGGRAIIDQVEANAGLAAGKLAPTRHVLSEHGNMQSASVLFIMDEMRKRSAVEGHATTGQGCQWGVLFGFGPGISVETVVLRSFPI; from the exons ATGGCACACATCAACGCCTTCCCGAGGGCGCAGGGCGCCGACGGCCCGGCTACGGTCCTGGCCATCGGCACCGCCAATCCTGCACATTTCGTGGATCAGATGGAATATCCTGACTTCTTCTTCCGAATCACCAACGCAGAGGACAAGACGGAGCTCAAAGAGAAGTTTAAGCGGATAT GTGAGAATTCGGCCATCAGGAAGCGGCACATGTCCCTGACGGAGGAGATCCTCAAGGGGAACCCCAATCTGTGCGGGTACATGGAGCAGCCGTCGTTCGACGCGCGGCAGAAGGTGGTGCTGGAGGCAGTGCCAAAGATGGCGGCGGAGTCGGCCGAGAAGGCCATCAAGGAGTGGGGTCGCCCCACGTCGGACATCACACATCTGGTCTTCTGCTCCGCCGCCGGGTTGGACCTCCCGGGCGTCGACTACCGCCTGGTCCAGAAGCTCGGCCTCCCCACCTCCGTCCGCCGCGTGATGCTCTACAACGTGGGCTGCCACGCCGGCGCCTCGGCGCTCCGGTTGGCCAAGGACCTCGTCGAGAACAACAAGGGCGCCCGCGCGTTGGTGGTCTCCTCCGAGGTGAACGTCATGTTCTTCCGTGGCCCCGACGACGACCACTTCGAGAACCTCATCGGCCAGGCCCTTTTCGGCGACGGCTCGGCGGCGCTCATCGTCGGCGCTGACCCGGTCGAGGGGGTTGAGAAGCCCATCTACGAGATCAGCTCGGCGTCGCAAGTGATGGTGCCGGAGAGCGAGGAGATGGTGGCGGGGCACCTGAGGGAGATCGGCCTGACCTTCCACCTCGCGAAGAAGGTCCCCTCCATCGTCGGCAGCAACATCGTGCGGTGCCTGCAGGCGGCGTTCGCGCCGATGGGCATCACGGACTGGAACGAGCTGTTCTGGATCGTGCACACGGGCGGACGGGCCATCATCGACCAGGTGGAGGCCAATGCGGGGCTGGCGGCGGGGAAGCTGGCGCCGACGAGGCACGTGCTTAGTGAGCACGGGAACATGCAGAGCGCGTCGGTGCTGTTCATCATGGACGAGATGCGGAAGCGATCGGCGGTGGAGGGCCACGCCACCACCGGACAGGGCTGCCAGTGGGGGGTGCTCTTCGGCTTCGGCCCGGGCATCTCCGTGGAGACCGTCGTCCTCCGCAGCTTCCCGATCTAG